The genomic interval CGTAAATCCACGCTGCACCAAATTGGTGCTTTGGCAATATATTCTTTTTTGCTCCATTCTAAAGACGGCGTAGGAGGCATAAAATAGCCTCTTTGATATTTTGTATAACTCATAAGAAACTCCTATTTAAGAAAAAATTGCTACTAAAAAAGCCTTTTATTGTAGCAATAAAAACTACATAAGTAATAAAAATTCTCTAAAAACGAAAGCTTTTAGGTTATAAGAGAACCTTAATGTATCACTTTGTATAGTCAAAATAAATTTATTGCATAAAAATGCAATTATTCTTCATAGCCTTGTATTACCCAGCCTTTTGGTGTGGGGATTATTTCATATTTTTGTGCTGAATACAAATCAAATACATAGCACGCCGAGCTTTCAAGCTCTGCTCGTTCCACGGGAATAACCTTAAGTCTATCTTGCACTTCTTGCATATCTTCACACATAGCGCTAAAGCCGCACATCATTAATTTATACTGCATAAGCTTCTCCTAATTTTTTTAATGTAATATTGCCATTTTATTCTTATAAAATAGCCATTATTTTAAATAAGGAGCAAGAGTGCATAGTATTGATTTTAGTTTATGGTGTGATTTCATACAAAGAGATTTCTTAGAAAATGAGTTTAGCAAACTCGTAGATTCAGGGCTAATAAATGGAGCCACAAGCAATCCAAGTATTTTCGCTCAAGCTCTTAAGAGTCCTGTGTATCAAAATGCTATTGCTAAATTAAAGGGGAAAAATCCAAAAGAAATTTATGAACATCTTGCTCTTGAAGATATTCACCGGGCAGCACAGATACTTAAATATTTGTGGGAGAGTAATCCGACGCAAGGTTTTATTAGTCTTGAAATTGACCCACTTTTGTGTGATGATGTTGCACAAAGCGTAGATGAAGGCGTGAGATTGTATCATAGTATTGCTATGCCAAATGTGATGATAAAAGTGCCAGCTACTTTTGCAGGATATGAAATAATGAATGCGCTTGCCACAAAAGGGATAAATATAAATGCGACTTTGGTTTTTACTCCCTCTCAAGCAAAAGAATGTGCATTAGCATTACAAGAGGGTTTTAAAAAAGCGCAAGATTCTCATTTAGAGCATTCTAACTTGCTTCAAGGCGTAATAAGTGTATTTGTTT from Helicobacter hepaticus ATCC 51449 carries:
- a CDS encoding transaldolase; its protein translation is MHSIDFSLWCDFIQRDFLENEFSKLVDSGLINGATSNPSIFAQALKSPVYQNAIAKLKGKNPKEIYEHLALEDIHRAAQILKYLWESNPTQGFISLEIDPLLCDDVAQSVDEGVRLYHSIAMPNVMIKVPATFAGYEIMNALATKGININATLVFTPSQAKECALALQEGFKKAQDSHLEHSNLLQGVISVFVSRFDRVVDEHIVQSHLCSQVGIMNAMDCYEVIEQYNVSHIRTLFASTGVKGEDLPKSYYIDKLILPHSINTAPLESIRAYQMSEDKEQKSLINISSRLAFWEDMKEKNIHRDIIAHRLLDEGLVAFKQSFEDLLKSL